A single region of the Alosa alosa isolate M-15738 ecotype Scorff River chromosome 6, AALO_Geno_1.1, whole genome shotgun sequence genome encodes:
- the cdk21 gene encoding cyclin-dependent kinase 6, with protein MDDGSCGHSNYDYLAEVGEGAYGKVYKAREIAGKQRLVAVKKLNLPGDPESGIPAFMVREVALLRKIEYFNHPNIVKLFDVSACVRNQSLDLTLVFEYIDQDLTSYISCTKNELSRENIKDVMRQLLKGLDFLHSNMLVHRDLKPDNILVSSRGEVKIADFGLARIYTYHIALTPCVVTLWYRAPEVLLHSGYMSSVDVWSAGCIFAELFLLRPLFRGFTEAQQLKKIFEVIGLPSEEDWPKESPIRYSSTWGPAGMARPGTQLLPSLGMQENNLLFECLTFKPSNRISACRALTHPFLAEF; from the exons ATGGACGACGGCTCATGTGGTCATTCCAATTATGACTATCTGGCAGAGGTAGGAGAGGGCGCCTATGGTAAAGTGTATAAAGCCAGGGAGATCGCCGGAAAACAGCGTCTTGTTGCGGTGAAAAAGCTCAATTTACCTGGGGATCCTGAGAGTGGAATACCGGCCTTCATGGTTCGCGAAGTGGCGCTATTGCGCAAAATCGAATACTTCAACCACCCAAACATTGTAAA GCTTTTCGATGTGTCAGCATGTGTTAGGAACCAGTCATTGGACCTGACACTTGTGTTTGAGTATATTGATCAAGATTTAACATCATATATCAGCTGTACTAAAAATGAATTGAGCCGAGAAAACATTAAG GATGTGATGCGACAGCTGCTCAAGGGCCTGGACTTCTTGCACTCTAATATGTTGGTGCATAGAGATCTGAAGCCTGACAACATATTAGTCAGCAGTCGTGGGGAGGTGAAGATTGCTGATTTTGGCTTGGCAAGGATCTACACCTATCACATTGCCCTCACCCCTTGT GTGGTGACTCTGTGGTACCGGGCTCCAGAAGTTCTGCTCCACTCGGGCTACATGTCCTCAGTGGATGTTTGGAGTGCTGGCTGCATCTTTGCAGAACTCTTCCTCTTGAG GCCTTTGTTTCGAGGGTTTACTGAAGCTCAGCAATTGAAGAAGATCTTTGA GGTGATTGGTTTGCCTAGTGAAGAAGACTGGCCCAAGGAAAGCCCGATCCGCTATTCCTCCACCTGGGGTCCCGCCGGCATGGCACGACCTGGCACCCAGCTCCTTCCCAGCCTTGGCATGCAGGAGAACAACCTGCTTTTT GAATGTTTGACCTTCAAGCCGTCCAATCGCATCTCTGCTTGTCGAGCCTTAACCCACCCCTTCCTGGCAGAGTTCTAA